From a single Vitis vinifera cultivar Pinot Noir 40024 chromosome 18, ASM3070453v1 genomic region:
- the LOC100260953 gene encoding protein EXPRESSION OF TERPENOIDS 1: protein MAGYFSLGGRERVNLREEGEEEKVVHNPGNEIPSNSLFLYRNEEIYNKGFELWQQYCHQRLHQPQNIVFSSSATFGVSTPSGRTYNLSDESCRSGFTVMRQGGGGGGMNCQDCGNQAKKDCIHMRCRTCCKSRGFPCPTHVKSTWVPAAKRRERQLQLAAFQQQQQQQQQQQEQQHQQQQIRGENQKRQRENPVAPALATTTSGLEVGHFPSEVNSPAYFRCVRVSAMDEADEQLAYQTAVNIGGHVFKGILYDHGPESRYGGESSSGGGSGSQQHNLITAPPGVTTTSNQATTLLDPSLYPAPLNVFMAGTQFFPPPRP from the exons ATGGCTGGGTACTTCTCACTAGGTGGGCGAGAGAGGGTGAATCTACgggaagaaggagaagaagagaaggTTGTGCACAACCCTGGAAACGAAATCCCCTCGAATAGCTTGTTTTTGTATAGAAACGAGGAGATCTACAACAAGGGTTTCGAGCTATGGCAACAGTACTGTCATCAACGGCTGCATCAACCGCAAAATATAGTATTCTCCTCCTCTGCAACATTCGGAGTCAGCACTCCTAGTGGAAGAACATACAACCTGTCTGATGAGTCGTGTAGATCGGGATTCACGGTGATGAGGCAAGGTGGAGGAGGAGGTGGCATGAATTGCCAGGACTGCGGCAACCAAGCCAAGAAGGACTGCATCCATATGAGATGCAGGACTTGCTGCAAGAGCCGAGGGTTTCCGTGCCCGACCCACGTCAAGAGTACTTGGGTTCCTGCTGCCAAAAGGCGTGAGAGGCAACTACAACTCGCTGCTTTCCAacaacagcagcagcagcagcagcaacaacagGAACAACAACACCAACAACAGCAGATCCGAGGAGAGAATCAGAAAAGGCAGAGAGAGAATCCAGTTGCTCCCGCTCTAGCTACCACCACGTCAG GGTTGGAAGTGGGACACTTTCCCTCTGAAGTTAATTCTCCGGCCTACTTCCGCTGCGTAAGAGTAAGCGCCATGGATGAGGCAGACGAGCAGTTGGCGTATCAGACTGCTGTTAACATCGGAGGGCATGTTTTCAAGGGAATTCTCTATGATCACGGCCCTGAAAGTCGTTATGGGGGCGAGAGCTCCTCCGGTGGAGGCAGCGGCAGTCAACAACACAATCTTATCACTGCACCCCCCGGCGTAACTACTACAAGCAACCAAGCTACCACATTGCTTGATCCTTCTTTATACCCAGCTCCACTCAACGTTTTCATGGCGGGTACGCAATTCTTCCCACCCCCAAGACCTTAA